The following coding sequences lie in one Alicyclobacillus curvatus genomic window:
- a CDS encoding transglutaminase domain-containing protein: MPQRYADQPNLLFRLLIGVISAAWLYAFLPPMEKLNLLQGAATILPVLAMLVLGQAFRWRFVRLFLALVAIVGYSVVWWVHGPNLLASVGLLLQQDVHEILGLFHSFGPSRNRQMEPLQTELFLAVLAMVYWLVVYAALRPKLWTFYNFLAVLVLGIVDGNTSVHPNTSIVVQLLLFAVLLGLVQFRRLSGQLIHRGLPFIRFFLPLSALLVVAAGIGFVIPKPGPVWADPFAGLDNSTGGAGPALRQIGYQMNNARLGGSFVANHDPVLSVISPQPTYLRGAVYSIYTGHGWLPGDSNMSPVSPGEPMPKSMLQFQPKNGVVYTPLTQHITVLTNNLHVPVLFAAYAPEQLVSDNAKSPQSGIDVNTETDVLYGSPLTRGRSYTVTSYELQPPDAILTTLPPLPKNHAAAFPSSITNQYLQLPSTLPPDIKQLTQSLTSGMTTEYDIVVTVENYLKLNYPYATEGIPVPGPRQDYVSQFLFDSKKGYCNNFSSSMAVMLRTIGIPTRWVTGFTAGTMDPQYTGKDQRFVVTNADAHSWVEVYFPTVGWIPFDPTPQFDMTYAPDVSSGSSTPLTPPKPPVTKPTPPVTPPTTASPTEASTVSIAWGTIFHVLMWVVIAAVVLGVAMVLLFRHAISDRYHQRKWRTDSEDGLKRGVLHLVRLLVKFGDVKKQRPTIRDLYPAAKSYDVPDPAFRELVETFEGLAYGGQKPRREQLRQVRQTWRQWLLAVLRRGR, translated from the coding sequence ATGCCGCAAAGGTACGCTGACCAGCCAAACCTGCTGTTTCGTCTGTTGATTGGTGTGATATCCGCCGCCTGGCTTTACGCATTTTTACCTCCAATGGAGAAATTGAATCTCCTACAAGGGGCAGCGACCATCCTTCCGGTGCTCGCGATGCTGGTTCTCGGGCAGGCATTTCGCTGGCGCTTTGTGCGGTTGTTTTTGGCGCTCGTCGCCATCGTAGGCTACTCTGTCGTCTGGTGGGTTCATGGGCCGAACCTGCTTGCGTCCGTCGGGCTGTTGTTGCAGCAAGACGTGCATGAGATTTTGGGCCTTTTCCATTCATTTGGACCGAGCAGGAACAGGCAAATGGAGCCATTGCAGACAGAACTGTTCTTGGCCGTCCTTGCGATGGTTTACTGGCTTGTCGTCTACGCAGCGCTGCGACCCAAGCTATGGACGTTCTATAACTTCCTCGCGGTCCTCGTACTCGGGATTGTGGATGGAAATACCTCTGTTCATCCCAATACATCGATTGTTGTGCAACTGCTGTTGTTTGCGGTCCTTCTCGGTCTGGTCCAGTTTCGACGTCTTTCCGGGCAGCTCATCCACCGTGGGTTGCCGTTTATACGGTTCTTTCTGCCACTTTCTGCTCTGCTGGTTGTCGCTGCCGGAATTGGTTTTGTCATCCCCAAACCGGGTCCCGTCTGGGCCGATCCGTTTGCCGGTCTCGACAACTCGACCGGAGGGGCGGGACCAGCGCTGCGCCAAATCGGGTATCAGATGAACAATGCGAGACTCGGGGGTTCGTTCGTCGCAAATCATGACCCGGTTCTGAGCGTCATCTCCCCACAGCCAACATACCTGCGCGGGGCCGTGTATTCAATCTACACAGGTCATGGCTGGTTGCCGGGTGACTCGAATATGAGCCCCGTCAGCCCGGGAGAGCCGATGCCAAAGTCGATGCTCCAGTTTCAGCCAAAGAACGGCGTGGTGTATACGCCGTTGACCCAGCATATAACGGTCCTGACCAACAACTTGCACGTTCCCGTGCTGTTTGCTGCATACGCACCGGAACAACTGGTGTCTGATAATGCGAAGTCGCCGCAGTCTGGCATCGACGTGAACACAGAGACGGATGTTCTGTACGGGTCCCCTCTGACACGAGGTCGGAGTTACACAGTAACCAGTTATGAACTTCAACCACCGGACGCCATACTGACGACGCTGCCGCCCTTGCCGAAGAATCACGCCGCGGCGTTTCCGAGCAGCATCACGAATCAGTATTTGCAACTTCCCTCGACGCTGCCGCCGGATATCAAGCAACTGACGCAGAGTCTGACGAGTGGCATGACGACTGAGTACGACATCGTTGTCACGGTCGAGAATTACCTCAAATTGAACTACCCGTATGCAACCGAGGGAATACCAGTTCCTGGACCCAGACAGGACTACGTCAGCCAATTTCTGTTCGATTCGAAAAAGGGTTACTGCAATAACTTTTCTTCCAGCATGGCTGTAATGCTCCGAACTATCGGCATTCCTACACGATGGGTGACCGGATTCACAGCAGGGACGATGGATCCCCAGTACACCGGCAAGGACCAGCGCTTCGTTGTCACCAACGCGGACGCGCACTCTTGGGTTGAGGTGTACTTTCCGACTGTGGGCTGGATTCCGTTCGATCCGACGCCGCAATTTGACATGACGTACGCGCCCGATGTCTCAAGTGGCAGTTCTACGCCGTTGACACCACCAAAGCCACCTGTGACAAAGCCTACCCCGCCTGTGACACCGCCGACGACTGCAAGCCCCACAGAGGCTTCGACCGTTTCGATTGCTTGGGGGACCATCTTCCACGTACTCATGTGGGTCGTGATTGCGGCTGTCGTTCTCGGAGTCGCAATGGTCCTCTTGTTCAGACACGCAATTTCGGACAGGTACCATCAGCGCAAGTGGCGCACGGATTCTGAGGACGGTCTGAAGCGCGGCGTCCTGCATTTGGTTCGACTCCTGGTTAAGTTTGGCGATGTCAAGAAGCAGCGCCCAACGAT
- a CDS encoding MoxR family ATPase yields MAPNKTTGLTLDTWNPTVLPVVENISKVIVGKDDVIRLVFVALLASGHCLIEDVPGVGKTMMVRALAVSLGCDFKRVQFTPDLLPSDVTGVSIYNQKTQEFEFRSGPIFGQVVLADEINRTSPKTQSALLEALEERNVTADGQTYPLPTPFMVLATENPIEFEGTFPLPEAQLDRFLLKFSMGYPSLADELNILDRQRVRHPIEDITAVVTPEDVLAWRKETAEVFVDPAVRRYLVEIVQSTRNHHQVYLGASPRASIALFKASQALAFVSGRSYVVPDDIRYLAPYVLAHRVLLSADARLSGTDVMDFVDSIVSRIAVPVLQGVGRS; encoded by the coding sequence TTGGCCCCAAATAAGACTACAGGACTTACACTCGATACCTGGAATCCCACTGTTCTTCCCGTTGTAGAAAACATCTCGAAGGTTATCGTTGGCAAGGACGACGTGATTCGACTCGTATTCGTCGCTTTGCTGGCGTCGGGACACTGCTTAATTGAGGATGTCCCCGGCGTAGGCAAAACCATGATGGTACGCGCTTTAGCCGTATCGCTTGGCTGTGATTTCAAGCGCGTTCAGTTCACACCAGACCTGTTGCCTTCAGATGTGACAGGTGTCTCGATATATAACCAAAAAACGCAGGAATTTGAGTTTCGGTCCGGACCTATTTTTGGCCAGGTTGTACTTGCCGATGAAATTAACCGCACGTCCCCAAAAACCCAGTCAGCCCTGCTCGAGGCACTTGAGGAACGCAATGTTACGGCAGACGGTCAGACCTATCCGCTGCCGACTCCGTTTATGGTGCTGGCAACAGAGAATCCCATTGAGTTTGAGGGAACATTCCCTTTACCGGAAGCGCAGCTCGACCGCTTCCTACTGAAATTTTCCATGGGTTACCCAAGTCTTGCTGATGAGTTGAACATCCTTGACAGGCAGCGCGTTCGCCATCCAATCGAAGACATTACAGCGGTTGTCACACCAGAGGACGTTCTCGCCTGGCGCAAAGAAACCGCAGAAGTGTTTGTCGATCCCGCTGTCAGGCGCTACCTGGTTGAAATTGTCCAGAGTACCCGCAACCATCATCAGGTGTACTTGGGCGCCAGTCCCCGTGCGAGCATTGCCTTGTTTAAGGCATCTCAGGCTTTGGCTTTTGTGTCTGGCAGGAGTTATGTTGTACCCGACGATATTCGCTACCTTGCACCGTATGTCCTCGCACATCGGGTGTTGTTATCCGCAGATGCGAGGTTGTCTGGCACGGACGTGATGGACTTTGTCGACTCGATTGTGAGCCGAATTGCGGTTCCGGTTTTACAAGGAGTCGGTCGATCATGA
- a CDS encoding DUF58 domain-containing protein, which translates to MTIRRAGLWGLALLGLIVAFVFAKVEGGFLAWFIFSFVFIICLYELFTALTGLRYVSSERKLSATRVSAGQSLQIHIDIRRRGWWPIFWLRIRDDLPGRWAFAVQGGERVLLPLWAREFQFSYQINNVQRGVYRIGNTSLQSGDLLGLMTQQRVYDRSDSVIVYPRVVPVRGWSNVHPEELGMRESTRRRSEESTNVLGVRAYVPGDRLSRIHWPATARSGTLLAKEFEMHVSSEILFVPDVSAESYRGLESGIFELAMTTVASLMKYVYERHRKFGLTIHGDTLQRFPAGSDEALFMHCLEALAMAGPAGKTPFSQSLLRIAQEAAAGTIVVAVSPRLDKQMVITVEQLRRRTPVEWFAPMVQHELTSVQRSSIQLLESMRVPVYPLRQSEQLSQLVRGGGHHAAKVR; encoded by the coding sequence ATGACCATCCGCCGGGCAGGCCTCTGGGGACTCGCGCTTTTAGGCCTTATCGTTGCGTTTGTCTTCGCAAAGGTCGAAGGTGGATTTCTCGCCTGGTTTATCTTCTCGTTTGTATTCATCATCTGTCTCTATGAGTTGTTTACTGCCCTCACGGGCCTTCGCTATGTCAGCAGCGAGCGGAAGCTCTCTGCAACGCGCGTTTCCGCAGGGCAATCGCTCCAGATTCACATTGATATTCGCCGGCGCGGCTGGTGGCCGATTTTCTGGCTGAGGATACGCGACGATTTGCCGGGGCGCTGGGCGTTTGCAGTACAGGGCGGCGAGCGCGTCTTGTTGCCTCTGTGGGCGCGTGAGTTCCAGTTTTCCTACCAAATTAACAATGTGCAAAGGGGCGTTTATCGGATCGGCAATACCTCCTTGCAATCTGGCGATCTCCTTGGGCTCATGACGCAACAGCGCGTATACGACAGGTCCGACAGCGTCATCGTCTATCCGCGTGTCGTGCCTGTGCGCGGGTGGTCGAACGTTCATCCGGAGGAGCTCGGGATGCGCGAATCCACCCGACGAAGATCGGAGGAGTCGACGAACGTGCTGGGTGTCCGAGCCTACGTTCCTGGTGATAGGCTCAGCCGGATTCACTGGCCCGCTACGGCCAGATCGGGCACGCTTCTTGCAAAAGAGTTTGAAATGCATGTGTCGAGTGAGATTTTGTTCGTACCTGATGTGTCTGCGGAGAGTTATCGCGGGTTGGAATCGGGTATCTTTGAACTTGCCATGACAACGGTCGCATCGCTCATGAAATATGTGTATGAGCGGCACCGCAAATTCGGTTTGACGATTCACGGAGATACGTTGCAACGGTTTCCGGCAGGCAGCGACGAAGCGCTCTTCATGCATTGCCTCGAGGCGCTTGCGATGGCTGGACCCGCCGGTAAAACCCCATTTTCGCAATCCTTACTACGCATCGCACAGGAAGCCGCTGCTGGTACCATCGTCGTGGCCGTATCGCCTCGACTTGATAAGCAGATGGTTATCACCGTCGAGCAGTTGCGGCGCCGGACACCCGTCGAGTGGTTTGCACCGATGGTACAACACGAATTGACGTCAGTGCAGAGGAGTTCCATTCAACTGCTAGAGTCCATGCGGGTACCTGTGTATCCGCTTCGGCAGTCCGAACAGTTATCCCAGTTGGTAAGAGGGGGTGGACATCATGCCGCAAAGGTACGCTGA